The following are encoded together in the Synergistaceae bacterium genome:
- a CDS encoding flavocytochrome c, with the protein MKSKKSIFFLVAAIAIIFIMVNTPRDSDNSITGTGTGNGYGGKDSITVTVTLKDGKISNVTASGPNETQGIGSNAIEKMPPLMVEKNSITVDTISGATMSSTGILQAAEAALKAAGVNPENFKAASTPAKADNAPAKPVEDKEFTTDIVIVGAGGAGMVAAITAADAGKKVILIEKQSMAGGNSVRATGGMNATKTPEQDNNKFTEDAGVEKTLKAAEKFADNKVITELAQTVKSQWDAYKANPTGYFDSVELMQLDTLIGGHGINNPELVKIFTSNAAGAVEWLKTIDIDLSSVGAFGGASVKRIHRPLNEDKKVVSVGAYMIPKLVAACKARENITMLMETAAAGILTDKDGQAAGIIANSSDGGKVIIHAKAVILAAGGFGANLKMVSIFKPELEGFMTTNAPGATGEVITMAQTLGAAVVDMKQIQIHPTVQADTASLITEGLRGDGAILVNTDGKRFTDETGTRDAVSAAEIAQPGSFSWLIVDSKMADASNVIKGYISKGFTKEGKTYEELAANIDIPAEIFAETMKKWNNCVTNRSDPDFNRTSFAAPLDKAPFYAIRVTAGIHHTMGGLKIDGQTRVLKGDGTAIPGLFAAGEITGGIHGGNRLGGNAVADFVIFGRIAGQNAANF; encoded by the coding sequence ATGAAGTCGAAGAAGAGTATATTTTTTCTTGTGGCTGCAATCGCTATTATTTTCATAATGGTAAACACTCCCAGAGACAGCGATAATTCAATCACAGGAACAGGCACGGGCAACGGTTACGGCGGAAAAGATTCAATCACTGTAACAGTAACTCTCAAGGACGGCAAAATCTCAAATGTTACAGCATCAGGCCCCAACGAGACTCAGGGCATAGGCTCTAACGCGATCGAAAAAATGCCCCCGTTAATGGTCGAGAAAAATTCAATTACTGTAGACACAATTTCAGGCGCAACAATGAGCTCAACGGGAATTTTACAGGCAGCAGAAGCAGCACTCAAGGCCGCAGGAGTCAATCCTGAAAATTTCAAAGCAGCAAGCACACCCGCAAAAGCTGACAACGCACCCGCAAAGCCCGTAGAGGACAAAGAATTTACTACCGATATAGTAATCGTCGGTGCAGGAGGCGCAGGAATGGTCGCAGCAATCACAGCAGCAGACGCAGGAAAAAAAGTCATCCTCATCGAGAAACAGTCAATGGCCGGCGGAAATTCAGTCAGAGCTACAGGAGGAATGAACGCAACAAAAACACCTGAGCAGGACAATAACAAATTTACAGAAGATGCCGGGGTCGAGAAAACTTTAAAAGCTGCCGAAAAATTTGCTGACAATAAAGTAATAACAGAACTCGCTCAAACCGTAAAATCTCAATGGGACGCATATAAAGCAAACCCAACCGGATATTTTGACTCGGTCGAGTTAATGCAGCTTGATACTTTAATCGGCGGTCATGGAATAAATAATCCTGAACTCGTGAAAATTTTTACGTCAAATGCTGCCGGTGCTGTAGAGTGGCTCAAGACAATAGATATTGATTTAAGCTCGGTCGGTGCATTCGGGGGAGCGTCAGTAAAACGCATTCACAGGCCGTTAAACGAAGATAAAAAAGTCGTCTCCGTCGGTGCTTACATGATCCCGAAATTAGTAGCAGCCTGCAAAGCCCGTGAAAATATTACAATGTTAATGGAGACAGCAGCAGCAGGAATCTTAACCGACAAGGACGGCCAAGCAGCTGGAATTATCGCAAATAGTTCTGACGGCGGAAAAGTTATAATTCACGCAAAAGCAGTCATTCTCGCAGCAGGAGGTTTCGGCGCAAATTTGAAAATGGTCTCAATATTTAAACCTGAGCTCGAAGGCTTCATGACTACTAACGCACCCGGCGCAACAGGAGAAGTAATAACAATGGCTCAGACTCTCGGCGCAGCAGTTGTTGACATGAAACAAATTCAGATTCACCCGACAGTACAGGCCGATACAGCTTCACTCATAACTGAAGGACTCAGAGGCGACGGAGCAATTTTAGTTAATACGGACGGAAAACGCTTTACAGATGAGACCGGAACACGCGACGCAGTATCAGCAGCAGAAATCGCACAACCGGGGTCATTTTCGTGGCTGATAGTTGACTCAAAAATGGCAGACGCTTCAAATGTTATTAAGGGCTATATCTCAAAAGGTTTCACGAAAGAAGGCAAGACCTACGAGGAATTAGCAGCAAATATTGATATTCCCGCAGAAATTTTCGCAGAGACCATGAAAAAATGGAACAATTGCGTAACAAATCGAAGCGACCCAGATTTTAACAGAACAAGTTTTGCAGCTCCGTTAGACAAAGCACCCTTCTACGCAATCAGAGTTACAGCCGGAATCCATCACACAATGGGCGGACTAAAAATTGACGGCCAAACGAGAGTCCTTAAAGGCGACGGGACAGCGATTCCGGGACTCTTTGCGGCAGGAGAAATTACAGGCGGTATTCATGGCGGAAATAGACTCGGCGGCAACGCAGTAGCAGATTTCGTGATATTCGGACGTATCGCAGGACAGAACGCAGCCAATTTCTAA
- a CDS encoding IMP dehydrogenase — protein sequence MAYFYSEPSHTFSEYLLIPTYSSENCVPSNVSLRTPLCKFRAGEEAPLSINIPLTSAIMQSVSDDNMAIALAREGGISFIFCSQTIDKQVEMVERVKRYKAGFVANDSAIGPDQTLKDILALKELTGHTTVAVTHDGSLTGKLLGIVTSRDYRVSRTELDSKVRDFMTPIDKVISAHDGLSLSEANDILWEHKLNSLPVIDDKGNMVAFVFRKDYDMHKENPLELLDSKKRYITGAGINTRDYEERVPALVDAGADVLCIDSSEGFTEWQRRTLKWIRDKYGDEVKVGAGNIVDAEGFRFLAEAGADFVKIGIGGGSICITREAKGIGRGQATAVIEVAQERDKYFKETGIYIPICSDGGIVMDYHITLALAMGADFCMLGRYFARFDESPTNRVMVNGNYVKEYWGEGSSRARNWQRYDSGDSSQVKLSFEEGVDSYVPYAGSLRDNVTETLSKIKSTFCNCGALNLCEMREKAKITLVSPVTLIEGGAHDVIMKEAVRRTK from the coding sequence ATGGCCTATTTTTATAGCGAACCTTCTCACACTTTTTCGGAATATTTGCTGATTCCGACGTATTCATCCGAAAATTGTGTGCCGTCAAATGTCTCATTGCGGACTCCTCTTTGTAAATTTCGGGCGGGTGAAGAAGCTCCCCTTTCTATTAATATCCCGCTCACAAGTGCAATAATGCAATCAGTTTCTGACGACAATATGGCGATTGCTCTTGCTCGTGAGGGCGGAATCTCGTTTATTTTCTGCTCACAAACTATAGATAAACAAGTCGAAATGGTCGAACGCGTGAAGAGATATAAAGCCGGCTTTGTTGCAAATGACTCAGCTATCGGGCCGGATCAGACTCTCAAAGATATTCTTGCGCTCAAAGAATTAACCGGACACACAACAGTAGCAGTTACTCATGACGGCAGCTTGACGGGCAAATTATTAGGAATCGTAACGAGCCGCGATTACAGAGTCAGCCGCACCGAATTAGACTCGAAAGTACGCGATTTTATGACTCCTATCGATAAAGTTATTTCTGCTCATGACGGTTTGAGCTTGAGTGAAGCAAATGATATTTTATGGGAGCACAAATTAAATTCTCTTCCCGTAATTGATGATAAAGGAAATATGGTCGCGTTCGTATTCAGGAAAGATTACGACATGCACAAGGAAAACCCTTTAGAATTGCTTGACAGTAAAAAACGTTACATAACGGGAGCAGGCATTAACACGCGCGATTATGAGGAAAGAGTCCCGGCATTAGTTGACGCGGGCGCAGATGTTTTGTGCATTGACTCATCAGAAGGATTCACGGAATGGCAGAGGAGGACTCTTAAATGGATTCGCGATAAATACGGCGATGAAGTGAAAGTCGGTGCGGGAAATATTGTCGATGCTGAAGGCTTTAGATTCTTGGCGGAGGCAGGCGCGGACTTCGTGAAAATCGGTATAGGGGGCGGTTCAATCTGCATAACGCGTGAAGCAAAGGGAATCGGGCGCGGTCAAGCTACAGCAGTTATTGAAGTCGCACAAGAACGCGATAAATATTTTAAGGAAACAGGAATTTATATCCCGATTTGTTCAGACGGCGGGATCGTAATGGACTATCATATAACTTTAGCTCTTGCAATGGGAGCAGATTTTTGCATGTTAGGGCGATATTTTGCGCGCTTTGATGAGAGTCCTACAAATAGAGTCATGGTCAACGGGAATTACGTAAAAGAATATTGGGGTGAAGGTTCGTCAAGGGCTAGAAATTGGCAGCGTTACGACTCTGGCGATTCGTCGCAGGTAAAATTATCATTTGAAGAAGGCGTTGACAGTTATGTGCCTTATGCTGGAAGTTTGCGCGATAATGTTACTGAGACATTAAGCAAAATAAAATCTACGTTCTGTAATTGCGGGGCGTTGAATTTGTGTGAAATGCGCGAGAAAGCAAAAATTACCCTTGTGTCGCCGGTTACGTTAATAGAAGGCGGAGCGCACGACGTTATCATGAAAGAAGCAGTAAGACGCACGAAATAA
- a CDS encoding YhcH/YjgK/YiaL family protein translates to MILGTILYPSRYSGLGEGVKKGLEYIAEHRNELENLKPGKYQIDGDNIFFEIHEEITTKPEEKFFEAHKKYLDIHITLTGEEWFGYAMIKQLKEAKPYEESTDTAYYIGEGLYNQAPEGHFILFMPEDAHKCGIYFNNKGAVKSLVLKVKL, encoded by the coding sequence ATGATACTCGGCACAATTCTATATCCTTCACGTTACAGCGGACTCGGTGAAGGCGTGAAAAAGGGTCTCGAATATATTGCAGAACATAGAAACGAGCTTGAAAATTTAAAACCGGGAAAATATCAGATCGACGGCGACAATATTTTTTTCGAGATTCACGAGGAAATTACGACCAAACCCGAAGAAAAATTTTTTGAGGCTCATAAAAAGTATTTGGACATTCACATAACTTTAACCGGCGAAGAATGGTTTGGCTATGCAATGATAAAGCAGCTGAAGGAAGCAAAGCCCTACGAGGAATCAACTGACACAGCTTATTATATCGGTGAAGGACTATATAATCAGGCTCCGGAAGGACATTTTATATTATTCATGCCCGAAGACGCTCACAAGTGCGGAATTTATTTCAACAATAAGGGCGCAGTCAAAAGTTTAGTCCTGAAAGTGAAATTATAA
- the tadA gene encoding tRNA adenosine(34) deaminase TadA: MQEALNQAKNALSRGDVPIGALIVHDDKILSSGSDKKFLDPTEHAEIIAIRSCAEKLQKWNLSGCTLYVTLEPCPMCAGACVNARISRVVYGAKNFKSGAGGTLYNILSDSRLNHVCKVKSGVMASECLEILQEYFIRRRNNKCCRHA; this comes from the coding sequence ATGCAGGAAGCACTAAATCAGGCAAAAAACGCACTCTCGCGCGGTGATGTTCCCATCGGAGCTTTAATCGTTCATGATGACAAAATTTTATCGTCAGGGAGCGACAAAAAATTTCTTGACCCTACAGAACACGCAGAAATTATCGCAATCCGTTCATGTGCCGAGAAATTACAGAAATGGAATCTATCAGGCTGCACACTTTATGTAACGCTTGAACCTTGTCCGATGTGTGCGGGTGCGTGCGTGAATGCAAGAATCTCACGTGTAGTTTACGGCGCAAAAAATTTCAAGTCCGGTGCAGGGGGGACTCTCTACAATATTTTAAGCGACTCAAGATTAAATCACGTCTGCAAAGTTAAATCCGGTGTAATGGCCTCTGAGTGTCTGGAAATTTTGCAGGAATATTTTATCAGAAGGAGAAATAACAAATGCTGCCGACATGCTTAA